Proteins from a genomic interval of Coccinella septempunctata chromosome 2, icCocSept1.1, whole genome shotgun sequence:
- the LOC123307735 gene encoding uncharacterized protein LOC123307735 isoform X2 — MLVGLNRKWKQPIAYYFTHKSCSSEILRNCLFDVIKAVTNVAKLDIVATICDMGVNNVKCLKELGVTTQKPYFIYGAKKIFIMYDVPHLLKRTYALFRKYNVFLNVQIEESVTTMEAKFSHVRLAYEHDKASPYVFRSLHKLKDNFFDPIMKYAMKVNIAAQVMSRTVSAYLYSMIRNGAMQQECIATASFLMEVDTLFDSFNGNTNQSGKELKFKRLSKSGQVKQSTPPSQMGWITSLNAIRGIWAYVHSKGFTVLRPRSLNQDPLENLFGCIRYGSGCNDNPSAFQFVGSLKAQILNNLIHCSTHSNCEKDNNDLLSNLKSFLEKDEKEGEYQPNEVEVICMPEISTEETVSIIEADVNGGRAETFSVAYVAGFILKGIYKKITCTGCSALLSSDVLEAHNMFIWNKEWSDDKRSLYYPSVVFTISIAQGITSLENFMVDNSNISDLPYHASKFVHNHIDFSWLTCEQHCEQIETITVQSIVNIGIVWWVKRENQKFKNQKNAIIKSKKLMKMKNM; from the exons ATGCTTGTGGGACTAAACCGTAAATGGAAGCAACCTATAGCGTATTACTTTACCCACAAGAGTTGCAGTTCGGAAATTCTTAGAAATTGTCTATTTGATGTCATCAAAGCTGTTACAAACGTAGCAAAATTAGACATTGTTGCAACTATTTGTGATATGGGTGTTAACAATGTCAAGTGCCTGAAAGAATTGGGTGTGACAACTCAAAAACCATATTTTATATATGgagccaaaaaaatttttattatgtacGATGTCCCTCATTTATTAAAGCGTACTTATGCTTTATTCAGGAAATACAATGTATTTCTGAACGTTCAAATAGAAGAAAGCGTTACAACTATGGAGGCCAAATTCTCGCATGTTCGTTTGGCTTATGAGCATGACAAGGCATCTCCTTATGTCTTCAGGTCCCTTCATAAGCTGAAAGACAATTTTTTTGACCCAATCATGAAGTATGCCATGAAGGTTAACATAGCTGCACAAGTAATGAGTAGAACTGTGTCAGCATATTTGTACTCGATGATAAGAAATg GAGCAATGCAACAGGAGTGTATTGCTACAGCCTCATTCCTGATGGAAGTGGATACGCTGTTCGATAGTTTTAATGGGAACACCAACCAGTCAGGAAAGGAGTTGAA atTTAAAAGGCTTTCAAAAAGCGGGCAGGTCAAGCAAAGTACACCACCATCTCAAATGGGTTGGATTACATCTCTGAATGCTATCAGGGGAATCTGGGCATATGTGCATTCTAAAGGATTTACAGTATTGCGTCCAAGGTCTCTAAATCAAGATCCTTTAGAGAACCTATTTGGATGCATCAGATATGGATCAGGATGTAATGATAATCCCTCTGCTTTTCAATTTGTGGGTAGTTTGAAAGCCCAAATTTTAAACAATCTAATTCATTGTTCCACTCATTCAAATTGTGAGAAGGACAATAATGATCTTCTCAGCAATTTAaaatcatttctggagaaagatGAGAAAGAAGGAGAATATCAACCTAATGAAGTTGAAGTCATATGTATGCCAGAAATATCAACAGAGGAGACGGTATCCATAATTGAAGCAGATGTGAATGGGGGCCGTGCAGAAACTTTTTCAGTAGCTTATGTTGctggtttcattttgaaagGCATCTATAAGAAAATAACGTGTACGGGTTGTTCTGCTCTATTGTCATCAGATGTTTTGGAGGCACACAACATGTTCATCTGGAACAAGGAATGGTCAGATGATAAGAGGAGTTTGTATTATCCAAGTGTTGTATTCACAATATCCATTGCACAAGGTATAACTTCTTTGGAGAATTTTATGGTGGATAACTCTAATATTTCTGACCTTCCATATCATGCCTCTAAATTTGTTCATAATCACATTGATTTTTCATGGTTAACATGTGAACAACATTGCGAACAGATAGAAACTATAACAGTGCAAAGTATTGTAAATATTGGAATAGTCTGGTGGGTTAAAAGGGAAAACCAGAAatttaaaaaccaaaaaaatgctataatcaaatcgaaaaaattgatgaaaatgaagaatatgtGA
- the LOC123307736 gene encoding uncharacterized protein LOC123307736 — translation MVKCFICGAGEDEVPKMHRFPTNINKSKIWQEKLGMRFMGENLRNYRICSKHFTLESYTDSINHRLLRDAVPMQFFNKSLASTSATPVEEVEESRFIVSESSNDMPIESDIPNIIESGMF, via the exons ATGGTTAAATGTTTTATTTGTGGAGCTGGAGAAGATGAAGTACCAAAAATGCATCGATTtccaactaatattaacaa atcCAAAATCTGGCAAGAAAAATTAGGAATGAGATTCATGGGAGAGAATCTCCGAAATTACAGAATATGCTCTAAACATTTCACTCTAGAATCATACACAGATTCTATAAATCATAGACTGCTCAGAGATGCAGTTCCAATGCAGTTCTTCAATAAATCACTCGCTTCGACTTCTGCAACGCCAGTTGAAGAAGTCGAAGAAAGCAGATTTATTGTATCTGAAAGTAGCAATGATATGCCAATCGAATCTGATATCCCAAATATTATTGAATCAGGTATGTTTTAA
- the LOC123307735 gene encoding uncharacterized protein LOC123307735 isoform X1, producing the protein MLVGLNRKWKQPIAYYFTHKSCSSEILRNCLFDVIKAVTNVAKLDIVATICDMGVNNVKCLKELGVTTQKPYFIYGAKKIFIMYDVPHLLKRTYALFRKYNVFLNVQIEESVTTMEAKFSHVRLAYEHDKASPYVFRSLHKLKDNFFDPIMKYAMKVNIAAQVMSRTVSAYLYSMIRNGAMQQECIATASFLMEVDTLFDSFNGNTNQSGKELKCNITENSPHNEYWPKALQMVKSWKFKRLSKSGQVKQSTPPSQMGWITSLNAIRGIWAYVHSKGFTVLRPRSLNQDPLENLFGCIRYGSGCNDNPSAFQFVGSLKAQILNNLIHCSTHSNCEKDNNDLLSNLKSFLEKDEKEGEYQPNEVEVICMPEISTEETVSIIEADVNGGRAETFSVAYVAGFILKGIYKKITCTGCSALLSSDVLEAHNMFIWNKEWSDDKRSLYYPSVVFTISIAQGITSLENFMVDNSNISDLPYHASKFVHNHIDFSWLTCEQHCEQIETITVQSIVNIGIVWWVKRENQKFKNQKNAIIKSKKLMKMKNM; encoded by the exons ATGCTTGTGGGACTAAACCGTAAATGGAAGCAACCTATAGCGTATTACTTTACCCACAAGAGTTGCAGTTCGGAAATTCTTAGAAATTGTCTATTTGATGTCATCAAAGCTGTTACAAACGTAGCAAAATTAGACATTGTTGCAACTATTTGTGATATGGGTGTTAACAATGTCAAGTGCCTGAAAGAATTGGGTGTGACAACTCAAAAACCATATTTTATATATGgagccaaaaaaatttttattatgtacGATGTCCCTCATTTATTAAAGCGTACTTATGCTTTATTCAGGAAATACAATGTATTTCTGAACGTTCAAATAGAAGAAAGCGTTACAACTATGGAGGCCAAATTCTCGCATGTTCGTTTGGCTTATGAGCATGACAAGGCATCTCCTTATGTCTTCAGGTCCCTTCATAAGCTGAAAGACAATTTTTTTGACCCAATCATGAAGTATGCCATGAAGGTTAACATAGCTGCACAAGTAATGAGTAGAACTGTGTCAGCATATTTGTACTCGATGATAAGAAATg GAGCAATGCAACAGGAGTGTATTGCTACAGCCTCATTCCTGATGGAAGTGGATACGCTGTTCGATAGTTTTAATGGGAACACCAACCAGTCAGGAAAGGAGTTGAAATGTAATATTACTGAAAACTCTCCTCATAATGAATATTGGCCAAAAGCTTTGCAAAtggtgaagagttggaaatTTAAAAGGCTTTCAAAAAGCGGGCAGGTCAAGCAAAGTACACCACCATCTCAAATGGGTTGGATTACATCTCTGAATGCTATCAGGGGAATCTGGGCATATGTGCATTCTAAAGGATTTACAGTATTGCGTCCAAGGTCTCTAAATCAAGATCCTTTAGAGAACCTATTTGGATGCATCAGATATGGATCAGGATGTAATGATAATCCCTCTGCTTTTCAATTTGTGGGTAGTTTGAAAGCCCAAATTTTAAACAATCTAATTCATTGTTCCACTCATTCAAATTGTGAGAAGGACAATAATGATCTTCTCAGCAATTTAaaatcatttctggagaaagatGAGAAAGAAGGAGAATATCAACCTAATGAAGTTGAAGTCATATGTATGCCAGAAATATCAACAGAGGAGACGGTATCCATAATTGAAGCAGATGTGAATGGGGGCCGTGCAGAAACTTTTTCAGTAGCTTATGTTGctggtttcattttgaaagGCATCTATAAGAAAATAACGTGTACGGGTTGTTCTGCTCTATTGTCATCAGATGTTTTGGAGGCACACAACATGTTCATCTGGAACAAGGAATGGTCAGATGATAAGAGGAGTTTGTATTATCCAAGTGTTGTATTCACAATATCCATTGCACAAGGTATAACTTCTTTGGAGAATTTTATGGTGGATAACTCTAATATTTCTGACCTTCCATATCATGCCTCTAAATTTGTTCATAATCACATTGATTTTTCATGGTTAACATGTGAACAACATTGCGAACAGATAGAAACTATAACAGTGCAAAGTATTGTAAATATTGGAATAGTCTGGTGGGTTAAAAGGGAAAACCAGAAatttaaaaaccaaaaaaatgctataatcaaatcgaaaaaattgatgaaaatgaagaatatgtGA